The sequence GTTGGATCCCACCTATCATCTGCATCACTGGAGTACGCGGAAGATGCTCCTTCCTCCCCTACTTTTGGCCCTTTTTTTCCTCTGCTGCCTTTTGGTGCGTGGAATACCCCTGAGCAGAGATTTCAGGGGAGGTACCCTCATTCAGGTGAGGGGAATGGAGGGCTATCCAGCATTGGCGGAAGTGAAGGGGACGGTGGAGGGATTGCTGGGGGGAAAGGTGGAGGTGAAGCTCACTTCCTACGGTGGTCTCTACGGGCTGGACATAGAAGCGGACAACATGGACTTACCGCAAGAGGTAAGGGAGAACCTCAGGAGGGCCCTGGCCGATGAGCTGGGGATAAGCGAGAACCAAGTCGTAGTTTACAATATGGGTTCCATCCTGACCAGTCTTTCCAAGAAACAGGCCAGGAATGCCCTCCTCGTGGCTCCCCTCTTCATGATCTTGATAGTTTTCCTGAACTTCAGGAGTCTCAGGGCGGGAGGAGGAATCGTGGGAACGGTTTGGCTGAATGTCTTCGATGCCCTGGGATGCATGTCCCTTTTGGGGGTGGAACTGAGCATAGGATCGATGGCAGGTCTCCTCATGCTCTTGGGATACTCCGATGATACCAACGTTTTGCTGGTGACGGCGGTGGAGAAGGGAGTGGGGGGAAGTCCGAGGGAGAGGGCGGCCACCGCCATGAGGACGGGACTACTGGTGAACGGGACCACCTTTTTGGTCCTCCTTTTTGTGAATCTCTTCACCACTTCCAAACTCGTGGATGAACTGACCTTCCCCCTCCTGACGGGCATGGTTTTTGATGCGGTGAACACCTGGTTCCTCAACGCCGCCTTAGTGTTGAGAAAAAGGGAGAGGAGGGAGGTGCCTGTCGCTTTTTAGGGAAAGATACTTCCTGCTCGTATTGGTGGTGGCCCTTCTCTCCGTGGCTTCCGTGTGGAGACCATGGGCGGAGGTGAACGAGAGGGCCAGGGAAACGCTCGGGTGGGTGAGCGAGTTTTCTAGGGGACTGAAGTTTGGTGTGGACATCGTGGGGGGCTCCAGGATCCTCCTCTCCCTACAGGGTTCCCAGCTGATGCTCCAGTTCGATCCCTCAGAGCTTCCGGGTGCCTACGAGGAGGTGGTGGGGAGGCTGGAGAACGGGCTCCAAACGAGGGTCCTTCCCTTGGATGAGAAATGGGAGGCCCTGAGAGAAGGTTTACCCTACGATTTACGTACGGGAATAGCTAGGATAGAGATAGGCCTGAGGGCCACGGAACCCCTCCTCAACCTGGTGGAGAACCTGATAGGGGGAAAGGCCGTCCTCCTCAGGGAAAACGTTAGGAATGAGGTATGCAGTCAAACGAGGAACGAGGTAATAGAAATTCTGAAGAACAGGGTGGATCCCCTCGGAACGAGGGGGGCGGTGCTGAAACCCCTGGGAGGGAACCTCCTCCTCTACGAGGTCCCAGGCCTCCAGCCCCAAGAAGCGGAGGTTTTGCTGGGGAAGCAGGGGAGGCTGGAAATATGGTTGGAGAATGAGGTCCTCCTCTACGGGGAACACATCCTCAGGGTGGATCCGCCGAGGGCGAGTTTGGAAGAGAAAAATGCTGCCGAACTACCCTTCAGGCTCACGGATGAGGGGGCTAAGAGGTTCAGGGAAGGTGCAGCTGGAAAGGCCAACTATCCCACGGTGGTTTACATGGATCGTCCCGTGGACGCCGTGCTCTTGGTTCAGGAGGAGCTCCTGGCAGGTCTTCCCATGCTGGAGTACGATGGTTACTCCCACATGTTCAGGGCTAAGGGTTTTCCGGAGGAGGGAGGGGGCTACTACCTACAGGTACCGGCGGTCGTGACCCCTAAGGATACCCTTTCGTTGGAGGCCCTTTCCTTTCTCGAGGAAATGAGTTCCTTGAAGTTCAGGCTTTTGCTCGTGGGTGAGTTCTCAGAGGAGGTGCTGAGGGAACTTCCCCCCTCCTATTCCTTAGAGAATGTACCAAGGCCTGCAGAGGGGGGGGAGGCATGGATAAGGGAGGCCTGCGGATGCAAGAGCGTGATCACCATCAGCCCCACGCTGGCCCAAGAACTCCTGTTGGGGAGAACGGTGAAGGATCTGGTTATCACCGTGAGCAGGAGCACGGGGAAGGAGGCGATGAGGGAGGCGAGGACCCTCAGGACCATCCTCAGCCAGCGTCTTCCGGTGGGGGTTTCGGTTGAAGGTGAGACAATAGTGGAGGCGAGGTTAGGTAGGACCTTCCTGAGGCAACTTCTCTGGGCCGGTCTCTTCTCTTTCCTTGGGGTGGGTGTTCTGATCTTCCTGAGGTACCGGAGGTTAAAGCTTACCTTTACCGTGATGGGGACGATGGTCCTCGAGCTGGTGATCACGCTTGGAGTGGTTTCCCTCCTCCCCTACAGCTTGAACTTGGCAGAACTGGCCGGAATAGTGTTGGTGATAGGTACGGGAGTGGATGCTCAGATCATCATCACGGACGAAGTCCTGAGGGGGGAGGTAAAGGAGGTGAGGGCCCCAGGGGGGTTGAGGGATAGGATCAAGAGGGCTTTTAGGGTGATATGGGGGTCCTCCCTCACCACCCTCGTGGCCATGCTTTCCCTGGCTACCTTGGGCTTTGGGGAGATGAAGGGCTTTGCCCTTATCACCATTTTGGGTATTCTCCTCTCCGTACTCCTCACTCGACCCCTTTATGCTAGGATGGTGAATGCTATACTGACAGGAGGAAAGGAAGGATGATCGGGGTCTGCCTCTGTGGAGCATGTGGAAGGATGGGAAAGGTGCTGGTGAGGAAAATCGCGGAGCAGGAGGACCTGAAGCTCGTAGCGGCGGTGGAGGCCCCGAACACCCCCTTGGCCGGAAAGGATGTGGGGGAGATCGCGGGAGTAGGTAGGCTGGGAGTGGAGGTGGTTGGGGCGGAAAGGCTGGAGGAGGTACTGAAGAGGAGCGGGGCGAAAGTGATGGTGGATTTTACGGTGGCGGAGGCCGCAGTAGCGAACGTGGAAGTGGCGGCCAAGCTGGGGGTGCCGGTGGTGGTTGGGACTACGGGCTTTTCACCAGAACAAATGGAACGTCTGAGCTCGGCGGTGAGGAGGGGAAACATACCCGCCGTGGTCTCCCCGAACATGGCGGTGGGAGTGAACATCTTCTTCAGGATCGTTTCAGAACTGGCGAAGAGGTTGGGGAGGGAATACGATGTGGAAGTGGTGGAGGTCCACCACAGGGGAAAGCTCGATGCCCCCAGTGGAACTGCCCTCAAGGCAGCAAGGATAGTGGCGGAGAGTAGGGGAGTGGAGACGAAGGTTGGGAGGGAGGAGGGGAAAGGGAAGAGGGGAGGGGAAGTGGTGATCCATTCCCTCCGAATGGGTGATGTGGTGGGGGAACACACGGTGATCTTCGCAGGTCCCGGGGAGAGGATTGAGCTCACCCACAGGGCCCATGGCAGGGAAGCTTTCGCGGAGGGAGTATTGAAGGCCGTGAGGTTCGTGGTGGAGAAGGGCAGGCCTGGAGAAATAGTGGGGATGGAGGAAGTCCTTGGCCTCAGGTAAACGTAGTTGCTGGCTGTGTAGATGGTTGGTGAGGGGGAAGTATGAGTGCCAGCTGAAGGGGAGGTTTTCCGAACCCCTCCTGGAGAGACTTTCCCCTTGTTGTGGCTGGGGGAGGGTTTCTTCCCTAGACTATCTCCCCTTCTTGAAAATGGAAGAAAGGGCTAAGGAGTGCGAAAGTTTTGAGCCCTTCATGTTTGTCCATGGTAGGGACACTTCACCCCCATCCTGCAAAACCTGCACTTCTCAGGAGGAGGGGGAGAAGGAAGGGGTTTGATCATCCTCCCGTATTTCCTGCGGGGCATCTTGAGAATGGGAAGAGGGGGAATAAAAGTTCACAAACAAGGCTATAAAAGGAGTGATAAAGGATGGTGATGTTCGATCCAGCCGCCTTCGTGAACCGGACGCTCCCATGGCTCAGACGGGAAATAGGAGAAGAGAAGGTTTTGGCGGCAGTTTCTGGGGGTGTCGATAGCATGGTCACGGCCGTTTTGGGCCATAGGGCGGTGGGGGAGAGGCTGAAGGTGGTCTTCCTCAACACGGGCTTCATGAGGGAAGGGGAGGGGGAGAGAGTGGAGAGGGTCCTCGCCGGAATGGGCATAAGGATGGAGAGGAGGGAAGTGGAGGAGGAATTCTTTCTGGCCCTCAAGGGTAAGACGGATCCCGAGGAAAAGAGGAAAGCCTTTAGAGAAGCCTTCTATTCCTGCTTTTCCAAAATCGCTAAGGAGCTGGGGATAAGGGTGATCCTTCAGGGAACCATTGCCGCGGATGTGGTGGAGACCAAAGGAGGAGTGAAGACCCAACACAACGTTTTGGAACAAATTGGGATCAACCCCCTCGAGAGGTACGGATATCGGGTGCTTGAACCCCTCAAGGATCTCTACAAACCCCAGGTCAGGGAAGTAGCCCGCTTTTTGGGTCTCCCCCCCGAGGTGAGCGAGCGTCGTCCCTTCCCCGGTCCAGGTCTTTCCGTGAGGGTTCTGGGGGAGGTCACCCGTGAAAGAATAGAGCTCGTCAGGAAAGCCACGAGGATCGTGGAGGAAGAAACGGAAGGTTATCCCTGCTTCCAAGCCTTCGCCGTCCTTCTCTCGGATAGGGCTACGGGAGTTTCCGAAAGCGGAGAGAGGAAGTATGGAAACATCGTAGTGGTGAGGGTGGTGATCTCGGAAGATGCCATGAGGGCCGAACCCCTCGAGCTTCCTTGGGGAGTCCTGCACAGGCTCTCCAGCAGGATCACGAGGGAAGTTCCTGGAGTTTGTAGGGTCCTTTACGATTTAACCCCCAAACCTCCGGCTACCATCGAGTTCGAGTAATCGGAACGGTTTAATCTTTTCTCAAAGAAAGGAGAGGGATGAGGTCCGTAGCCATTCTGGGTGCGACAGGTGAGGTGGGACAGAAGTTCATCTTAAGCCTGAAGGACCATCCCTGGTTCAGGATAGAGGAGCTCTACGCTTCAGCAAGATCTGCGGGCAAGAGCTACGCCGAGGCCCTGAACTACGGAAAGGAGACCTCAAGATGGTTCTACAAGGAGCAGCCTGGGAGGGAGATTTTGGAAATGGAGGTAAGGAGTCTGGAGGAGATAGGAAATAGGGTCTCCTTTTTCTTTTCCGCCCTTCCCTCAGAAGTCGCGCTTGAGGTGGAGGGAAGGGTGGCAAGGGAAAAGCCCGTGATCAGCACGGCTTCGGCCTATCGTTATTTCGAGGACAGCTTCACCTACCTCCCCTCCGTGAACGAGTCCCATGCCCCCATGATAGAGGAACAAAGGCGCAGGAGGGGATGGAAGGGTTTTGTGGTGCCGCAGCCCAACTGCACCACCATAGGGCTGGCCCTCTCCCTCAAGCCCCTATACGATGCCTTTGGGCTGGAAGGTGTGATCATGGCTTCCATGCAGGCGGTTTCCGGTGCAGGTTATGAGGCAGTTTCCCGCTGGGCGGAACAGAGAAAGAAACAGGGGGGAAGTCTACCGGAGCCCCTGGATGAATATTCCCCCCTCACCTTTGAGGGAAACGTGATTCCGTACATCAAGGGGGAAGAGGAAAAGGTCAGGAAAGAAACGGTTAGACTTTTGGGAAGACTGGAAGGGGGAAGGATTCAGCCCGCCAGCTTCAAGATAGCCTGTAAGTGCAACAGGGTGCCCGTGCTGGAGGGACACACGGAATCGGTTTTCGTTACCCTTTCCAAGGAGGCCAAGGTAGAAGAGCTGAAGGAGTGCTGGAGGAACTTCGAAGGGGAACCGCAGAGGTTGAGGCTTCCCAGTGCCCCTCCCCGCCCTATCGTGGTAGTGGAGGAAGTGGATCGTCCCCAGCCAAGGTTCGATTGTCTGAGGGAAAGGGGAATGGTGGCCGTGGTGGGAGGGGTGGAGGCCACCGCCTTCGAGAGGTGCTTCCAGTATACCGTTCTTTCCCACAATACGGAGCTGGGTGCGGCCAGGGGGGCGGTGTTGGCAGCGGAGTACCTCTACAAAGTAGGGTACCTGTGAGCAGTAGCGGGGGGAGGACTTGAACCTCCGACCTCCGGGTTTCCCCGCAGAAAACTTATGAGCCCGGCGGGCACTCCACGCTGCCCTACCCCGCTACCTTTCTTTTTTGGTCGTTGAGGGATAAAGGTTTTTGCTCCTTTTTGTTTCCTCCCCCCTTCATTCCTTCCGATGGGAGGAGTGGCAGTATCCGACCTCATAAGATCGATGATGAGGATGGGGTTTTCGAGGGAGGAAATTTATGAAGTACTGGCTGGTGCGGGTGTCTTTGGGGAGGAGATCCACCTCCTCATAGAGCACGTGGGTGCAGAATTCGGAGAGGCTGGATTGGAGACCCGTCCATCCCATTTGGCCCTTGAGCTCATCCGCTGGCTGAAACCTGAGCTCGAAGCTTTAAGCAGGGAGATGAATTTTCGTTTCGATCTTCTCCTTCGCGAACTGAGAAAAGGTTCAAGAAAAAACAGAAAAGGGTAGGGGACTGAAGACGATTACTCTTGCTTCGAACTTCCGCTTGGGTATCTCGAAGCGATAGGAAAGGGGTACCCTGGCATGGACTCCCGGAAGGAGGAGAGTGGGATAGGGATGATCCACGATTTCCTCCACGGGTTCCCTTTCCAGGATTACCTCCGTTCTCCACTGGGCCCACCATATCCTCACTCCCAAGAAGGGTAAGGGGATGGGGGTAGCAGAGGAAAGTCCACAAAGACCCAGAGGATCCTCACGCTGGAATCTCACCCCTTTTATTTCCAACTCTCTGAAGACGGAGAGCTTTGGATCTTCCTTCGAAGGGAAGTTCAGGAGATCGCCCACAGGGAGGGGAGCGGCTATCCTTTCGAACTCCTCCACGGCCCCTCTTAGCAGCAAGAGAAGCGACCGATCTTCTCGGTTTTCTTCAAAACTTTCCCCAGCGAGGAGGGAAAGACATTCTTCGAGGGAAAGCGTGGAACAGTTCTCCCCCTCCTTTTCTTCCAGACGGAGGAGGGATTTCAATTCCGTGAGTTTCCAGTGAAGTTCCGGCAAGAAGGAATCTGAAAGCATCCTCACGAGGGGATCCTCCGATCCTTCTACCATTGATTGGAGTTCTTTCCACTTCCCTTCCAAATCCTCCAGTTTTTCCATCACTTTTTTCCCTTCCACAGGTATCGAATTCCCAAGATTTTTCTTCAGTTCTAGGTAGAGGTGTTCCACACCGTCCCTCATCGTACGGAGGTGGAGTAGAACTTCCCTCCTCGAGGCCAGAGAGGGAAAAGAATGAAGGGGGAAATAACAAGAGCCAAAGGACTTCAGCTCATGGGCGGACCAGGCAGCCAAGAAGCTTTTTTCGACGAAGGAGGGGGAAAGCTCTATCCTTCCCGAAAGGACCTGCGGCCAGGCATACAGATATTGAGTAACCCCCCACAGCCCTTCCATTTCTCCCAGATGCTCCAAGAAAAAACAGGCCCTTTCCTGCAAGAGGAAGAACCTTGAGTCCACGAAAACTTCCAATTCCTCGAGGGGGAGGAGGAGGGAGGAAGAACGGTCGGGGGAAGTGACGGAAAGGATGCTCGCTGGCATCCTCACCTTCAGAAGACAGAATCCGTTTTCTAGGGGTGAGAGGGTAAAGTCAACCTCCTTTCCTCCCAAAAAGAGAAGGCGTTCGTCGGTATGCGAGTAAAGGGGAGGAAGGGAGGGAAGGAAGGAAAGGAAGAGGGTTTCGGCGAGATTTTCCACGGCTTCCTTTCTCCTCTCTCCCGTCCCATAGGAAGTTTCCCTTCCCACCTCCCACAGGGCCTGATAGGTGGCATACCTGCACAGGTCCTCTAGGTCCTTTCTCACATTGGTACCCGCCACCAAGAGTTCGAGGAGGGAAACCTCCTGTAGGGAGAAGGAGGACCTGAGGTGTTCCAGTCTCAAAACTTGGAGGGAAAGGGTGAGGGAGAGAAAGAGGAGCAGGAGGGCGGAAGCGGTGAGGGGAAAGAAGCCCTTCAGGGGGACCACAGCTCCAGTCTCATTTCCACCCTACCCACTTCTGGAGGGGGAAGGGTGCGGTGGAGGAGGGTTGAATAGACCCTTTTTCCCCTTCTCTTCGAGGTGGAAAGTTCCAACAAAACAGTCCGTTGGTGGGGTCTCAGGACTTCTACCCTCAAAACACAGGCCCATTTCCCTTCACACAGTTTCCTCAGGGAATTCTCGAGTCTTTTCCCCACTTCTTCCTCTCCCACCACGGCTTCTTCCGTCAACATCCCCAACAGGGGTTTGTATCTCCATCCTCCCTTCACTTCCAGTGAGTCGAGGGTGATGGACTGAAGGGCGAGTGCTAGGTGGGAGCCAAAGGAGGAAGCCACCCTCTCCTCCCGGATGGGTGGAGAGGAGTGGAGGTAAAGACAGGCA comes from Candidatus Hadarchaeales archaeon and encodes:
- a CDS encoding MMPL family transporter, which encodes MRLDPTYHLHHWSTRKMLLPPLLLALFFLCCLLVRGIPLSRDFRGGTLIQVRGMEGYPALAEVKGTVEGLLGGKVEVKLTSYGGLYGLDIEADNMDLPQEVRENLRRALADELGISENQVVVYNMGSILTSLSKKQARNALLVAPLFMILIVFLNFRSLRAGGGIVGTVWLNVFDALGCMSLLGVELSIGSMAGLLMLLGYSDDTNVLLVTAVEKGVGGSPRERAATAMRTGLLVNGTTFLVLLFVNLFTTSKLVDELTFPLLTGMVFDAVNTWFLNAALVLRKRERREVPVAF
- a CDS encoding MMPL family transporter, with amino-acid sequence MVALLSVASVWRPWAEVNERARETLGWVSEFSRGLKFGVDIVGGSRILLSLQGSQLMLQFDPSELPGAYEEVVGRLENGLQTRVLPLDEKWEALREGLPYDLRTGIARIEIGLRATEPLLNLVENLIGGKAVLLRENVRNEVCSQTRNEVIEILKNRVDPLGTRGAVLKPLGGNLLLYEVPGLQPQEAEVLLGKQGRLEIWLENEVLLYGEHILRVDPPRASLEEKNAAELPFRLTDEGAKRFREGAAGKANYPTVVYMDRPVDAVLLVQEELLAGLPMLEYDGYSHMFRAKGFPEEGGGYYLQVPAVVTPKDTLSLEALSFLEEMSSLKFRLLLVGEFSEEVLRELPPSYSLENVPRPAEGGEAWIREACGCKSVITISPTLAQELLLGRTVKDLVITVSRSTGKEAMREARTLRTILSQRLPVGVSVEGETIVEARLGRTFLRQLLWAGLFSFLGVGVLIFLRYRRLKLTFTVMGTMVLELVITLGVVSLLPYSLNLAELAGIVLVIGTGVDAQIIITDEVLRGEVKEVRAPGGLRDRIKRAFRVIWGSSLTTLVAMLSLATLGFGEMKGFALITILGILLSVLLTRPLYARMVNAILTGGKEG
- the dapB gene encoding 4-hydroxy-tetrahydrodipicolinate reductase gives rise to the protein MIGVCLCGACGRMGKVLVRKIAEQEDLKLVAAVEAPNTPLAGKDVGEIAGVGRLGVEVVGAERLEEVLKRSGAKVMVDFTVAEAAVANVEVAAKLGVPVVVGTTGFSPEQMERLSSAVRRGNIPAVVSPNMAVGVNIFFRIVSELAKRLGREYDVEVVEVHHRGKLDAPSGTALKAARIVAESRGVETKVGREEGKGKRGGEVVIHSLRMGDVVGEHTVIFAGPGERIELTHRAHGREAFAEGVLKAVRFVVEKGRPGEIVGMEEVLGLR
- a CDS encoding ATP-binding protein produces the protein MFDPAAFVNRTLPWLRREIGEEKVLAAVSGGVDSMVTAVLGHRAVGERLKVVFLNTGFMREGEGERVERVLAGMGIRMERREVEEEFFLALKGKTDPEEKRKAFREAFYSCFSKIAKELGIRVILQGTIAADVVETKGGVKTQHNVLEQIGINPLERYGYRVLEPLKDLYKPQVREVARFLGLPPEVSERRPFPGPGLSVRVLGEVTRERIELVRKATRIVEEETEGYPCFQAFAVLLSDRATGVSESGERKYGNIVVVRVVISEDAMRAEPLELPWGVLHRLSSRITREVPGVCRVLYDLTPKPPATIEFE
- a CDS encoding aspartate-semialdehyde dehydrogenase family protein is translated as MRSVAILGATGEVGQKFILSLKDHPWFRIEELYASARSAGKSYAEALNYGKETSRWFYKEQPGREILEMEVRSLEEIGNRVSFFFSALPSEVALEVEGRVAREKPVISTASAYRYFEDSFTYLPSVNESHAPMIEEQRRRRGWKGFVVPQPNCTTIGLALSLKPLYDAFGLEGVIMASMQAVSGAGYEAVSRWAEQRKKQGGSLPEPLDEYSPLTFEGNVIPYIKGEEEKVRKETVRLLGRLEGGRIQPASFKIACKCNRVPVLEGHTESVFVTLSKEAKVEELKECWRNFEGEPQRLRLPSAPPRPIVVVEEVDRPQPRFDCLRERGMVAVVGGVEATAFERCFQYTVLSHNTELGAARGAVLAAEYLYKVGYL